The DNA segment TTTTTTCAATCCCTCGGCCTGCGGGATGGTGCGCGGGAAACCGTCCAGCAGAAATCCGCGTGCGCAATCCGGCTCGCGGATTCGTTCCGCCACCAGTCCAAGGATGATGTCGTCGGAGACGAGCCCGCCGGCATCCATGACCTTCTTGGCCTGGAGACCCAGCGGCGTTCCGGCCTTGACGGCGGCGCGCAGCATGTCGCCGGTGGAAATCTTGGGAATGTCAAACTCGGCGCAGATGAAGTCGGCCTGGGTGCCCTTGCCCGCGCCCGGCCCGCCCAGAAGTATCAGTTTCATGTCCCCTCCCTCCGCGTTGTTTTATAATCAAAAATCATGCAACCAATGCCGGCCCCACGGCAGGAACGCCATTGAAACTGCAACTCGACACCGGCGGCAGTCATGCCATCCTGTCTTATACCGCCACTGCGATCAGGCTCCCGACACTCAGCCTCGAACGCAGTTTCATTCTTTGCCCGGACCGGTTGATCGCGGACTGGGCGCCGCAGACCCTGGCCGAATTGTCGCCGGGGCATTTCGATCCGGTGATCGCGCTCGATCCGGAAATTGTATTGTTGGGCACGGGCGCCCGTTTGTGTTTTCCCGCCGCGAGCATCCTCGCGCCACTGCGCATCCGGCAAATTGGCGTTGAAGTAATGGACACGCCCGCCGCCTGCCGTTCCTACAACGTGCTGTCAGGCGAAGGGCGGCGTGTCGTGGCCGCCTTCTTCATGATCCACCTGAACCCTTAACGCTCGCGGAATAGTGTCTCGACCGAAATACCCTGCCGCTCCATGAGCAGGCGCAATCGCCTCAGGGCGTCGATCTGAATCTGCCGCACCCGCTCGCGCGTCACGCCGATCGCCTCTCCGACCTCCTCCAGCGTGGCCACCTCGCGGCCATTCAAGCCGAAACGACGTTCCACCACTTCGCGCTGCTTGTCCTGCAACTGCGACAACCATGACTCGATGTGCCGTTGCATGTCCGCATCCTGCAGCAGCACGCCGGGATCGAGGTTGCGTTCATCGGGGATGGTGTCCAGCAACGACCGATCGGAATCCGGCTCGCCGGAGACATCCATCGAGGCCACGCGTTCGTTCAGGCCCAGCATGCGCTTGACGCTCTCGACCGGCTTCCCGACCCCCCGCGCCACGTCCTCCGGCCCAGGTTCGCGCTCCATTTCCTGCGCCAGCTTGCGCTGCTCGCGCAAATAGGTGTTGATCTCCTTGACCACGTGGATGGGCAGCCGGATGGTGCGCGTCTGGTTCATGATTGCGCG comes from the Gammaproteobacteria bacterium genome and includes:
- a CDS encoding Mth938-like domain-containing protein; translation: MKLQLDTGGSHAILSYTATAIRLPTLSLERSFILCPDRLIADWAPQTLAELSPGHFDPVIALDPEIVLLGTGARLCFPAASILAPLRIRQIGVEVMDTPAACRSYNVLSGEGRRVVAAFFMIHLNP
- the rpoS gene encoding RNA polymerase sigma factor RpoS yields the protein MEMAAADEEFSDGETEETVVEEPLESEAQPAAPVTFAAAEVSDGDLDATRIYLSEIGFADLLSAEEEVRFSRQARQGDAKARQRMIVSNLRLVVKIARRYLNRGLALLDLIEEGNLGLIRAVEKFDPERGFRFSTYATWWIRQTIERAIMNQTRTIRLPIHVVKEINTYLREQRKLAQEMEREPGPEDVARGVGKPVESVKRMLGLNERVASMDVSGEPDSDRSLLDTIPDERNLDPGVLLQDADMQRHIESWLSQLQDKQREVVERRFGLNGREVATLEEVGEAIGVTRERVRQIQIDALRRLRLLMERQGISVETLFRER